Part of the Paenibacillus sp. JNUCC32 genome is shown below.
TTACGGATCATATGTTTATTCTGGACTACGATGCCGGCAAAGGCTGGCACGACCCGCGCGTCGTCCCGTACCAGCCGATCGAGCTTGATCCTGCCGCCAAAGTATTTCACTACGGCCAGACCGTATTCGAAGGCCTGAAGGCTTACCTGACGGAAGATCAGCGGATCCTCATGTTCCGTCCGAACAAAAATATTCAGCGGCTGAACCTGTCCAACCAGCGCCTGAGCATTCCGACATTGGACGAAGGGCTTGTGATGGAAGCACTCAAGCAGCTCGTGCTCGTGGATCGCGACTGGATTCCTTCCGAGCCGGGCACATCGCTCTATATCCGTCCGTTTGTCATCGCAACCGAGCCCGTGCTCGGCGTAGCGCCGTCGCTGCAATACAAGTTTATGATCATCCTGTCGGTGGTCGGTTCGTATTATGCGGAAGGCATCAATCCGGTCAGCATCTACGTGGAGCCGAAATACGTGCGTGCCGTTGCCGGGGGCGTGGGCAATGCCAAGACGGCCGGCAACTATGCGGCAGGTTTGAAAGCGCAGGATGAAGCCACCCTCAAGGGATATTCGCAGGTGCTGTGGCTCGATGGCGTGCACCGCAAATATATCGAGGAAGTCGGCAGCATGAACGTGTTCTTCAAGATCGGCGATAAGGTGATAACGCCTGCGCTGAACGGAAGCATCCTGGATGGGGTTACCCGGAACTCCGTCATCCAGCTGCTGCAGCATTGGAACATCCCCGTGGAGGAGCGGGCCCTTTCCATCGATGAAATCGTGGAGGCTCACCGCAGCGGCTTGTTGACCGAGGCTTTCGGCACCGGCACGGCAGCGGTGATATCGCCGATCGGTTCACTGGAATGGCAGGAGGAGCAATTGGTGATTGGCGAGGGAGCGACCGGCGAGCTTTCCAAACGCGTTTATGATGCCATCACGGGCATCCAGCTCGGAACCGTTGAGGATCCGTTCGGCTGGACGGTTGAACTTCCATTATCTTAATGCACCTGTAAGGATCCGCCCCAGGCATACTTGGGGGCGGGTCCTTTTTTTTTCACGGGCAAGAATAAGGTTTCCGTGGTTTACCTTCTATCTCGCCGCAGCTTGCGGTCTAATCATCTGAGCGTAAACGTCGCTCCATGTTTTTCTTAAGAGAGGCGCTCATGTTACGATGTGAGTACATCGTTGACACGTTATTTACGAGGCATGGAGGTGCAATTGAAGTGAATCGTCCGCAAAGCGTCGTTCCGGACGCCATAGATTTTACGAACGCTGCCTTTCCGTTTACCGCGTCGACCACGCACGGCATATTCGCCGGAGCCCAGCGCCTGCATTGGCATCATGCGTTGGAGCTTAACTATATTCAAGGCGGAACCGGTTTTATTCTGATCAACGGGATGAAGCTCCCGTTTCGGCAGGGGGATATCATATTCATCAACAGCAATGATTTGCACCGCGCGTATGAGACCGAGAACCTGGTCATGGACGTCATTATGTTCGAGCCTTCCCTGCTGTCCATCGATCTCAAGTTCGATCCGGACCTGATGGCTCCCTTCCGCTCGCTCGGAAACGTAGACAGGCAATCTTCGGTGCACGATGAACTGGCCCGGCTGCTTCGGCGCATGATGGAGGAGTATGAAGCCCGGGGGACCTCTTATATGAGCCTGATCCGTTCGGATCTCATTCGTTTCCTGAGCTTGGCGAACCGTCATCTGTCGTCTCCGGCTCAGGAGCACAGGCCGATCAAGGGCAGGGGGATGCACGCGTTAAAAGAAGTCCTGCGCACGATGGAGCTTCATCTGGACTACGGCTGGACGCTGCAGGAGCTGTCGGATTTAACGCATCTGAGCCCTTCCCGGTTCAGCGCCCTGTTCCAGCAGGCGGTCGGAACCTCACCGCATCATTATCTGATCCAGCTGCGCTTGACCCATGCGGTGCACCTGCTGGAGACGACGGACCAGAAGATTATCGAGATCGCGGAAACCTGCGGGTTCCGGAATCTGTCCAATTTCAATCGTCTGTTCAAGCAGCATGTCGGGTCTTCGCCAAGCGAGGTCCGGGAGCGCGCTTATGCAGGCAGTCCCATGATCCCCTCCGCCACGAGTTCCAAGAAACAGTAAGATAGTATCACTCCTTGATCGTATAACAGTAGATGGCAACCTGTGGAAGCGGTATCTTAAACATATACCACCACATGACGCCGCCGTTAGGCGGGTAGGAGTGAAGTCCATGAGTTTGTATCTGGGTGTGGATGCCGGCGGCAGCAAAACACACGCCGTCATCTGCGATGAACAAGGGAATATCCTTGGCAAGGGAGCGTCCGGCAACGGCAATCACCAAATTCACCGTGAGCATGCGGCCCATAACATTGAGGAGGCCTGCAACCGGGCGCTTCAAGAGGCTGGAGCTGCCAAGGAAGATATCAGTTATGCCTATTTCGGCCTGGCCGGAGCCGATCGGGAAGCCGATTACGAGATCCTGCGCCCGATGATCGGGGCGCTCGGATATCCGAGACATGCTATCGCATGCGATACCATCATCGGGATGAGGGCGGGAACGAGCCGTCCGTATGGCGCCGCATTGATCTGCGGTACGGGCTTCAACAGCGCCGCCCGTAACCGTGCGGGGGAAGAGCTGCAGTATGGCGGCTTCGGTTTCTTGTACGGAGATGGATATGCAGGCGGATCAGGGTTTGCAACCCTGGCCTTCCGGGCGGTTATTCGAGCCTGGGATGAGCGGGGACCGGCAACCTTGTTGACGTCGCTCGTTCTGGAGCAGATGGGATATACATCCGTCGAACCGATGTACGAGGATGTCCTCTACGGCAGGACGAAGGTTCCGCCAAGTCTGGTGAAGACGCTGTTTCAGGCGGCTGAAGCGGGCGACGAGGTGGCTACCTGGATTCTCGAGAACGAAGGCGAGGAGCTGGCCAATGCGGTATGCACGCTGATCCGGCGGCTGGACATGGCGGACGAAGCCTTCGACATCGTCTATATCGGCAGCGTGCTGAACAGGCCGAACAGCTCGATCCTG
Proteins encoded:
- a CDS encoding AraC family transcriptional regulator — encoded protein: MNRPQSVVPDAIDFTNAAFPFTASTTHGIFAGAQRLHWHHALELNYIQGGTGFILINGMKLPFRQGDIIFINSNDLHRAYETENLVMDVIMFEPSLLSIDLKFDPDLMAPFRSLGNVDRQSSVHDELARLLRRMMEEYEARGTSYMSLIRSDLIRFLSLANRHLSSPAQEHRPIKGRGMHALKEVLRTMELHLDYGWTLQELSDLTHLSPSRFSALFQQAVGTSPHHYLIQLRLTHAVHLLETTDQKIIEIAETCGFRNLSNFNRLFKQHVGSSPSEVRERAYAGSPMIPSATSSKKQ
- a CDS encoding N-acetylglucosamine kinase; the protein is MSLYLGVDAGGSKTHAVICDEQGNILGKGASGNGNHQIHREHAAHNIEEACNRALQEAGAAKEDISYAYFGLAGADREADYEILRPMIGALGYPRHAIACDTIIGMRAGTSRPYGAALICGTGFNSAARNRAGEELQYGGFGFLYGDGYAGGSGFATLAFRAVIRAWDERGPATLLTSLVLEQMGYTSVEPMYEDVLYGRTKVPPSLVKTLFQAAEAGDEVATWILENEGEELANAVCTLIRRLDMADEAFDIVYIGSVLNRPNSSILTDAIERIVAVRAPHASCVRLTSDPVSGALLCAMDADGHAVDVETEAKLKAFTFEQATTA
- a CDS encoding branched-chain amino acid aminotransferase, whose protein sequence is MTYAISVELTTTPKEKPSHHKQAFGTVFTDHMFILDYDAGKGWHDPRVVPYQPIELDPAAKVFHYGQTVFEGLKAYLTEDQRILMFRPNKNIQRLNLSNQRLSIPTLDEGLVMEALKQLVLVDRDWIPSEPGTSLYIRPFVIATEPVLGVAPSLQYKFMIILSVVGSYYAEGINPVSIYVEPKYVRAVAGGVGNAKTAGNYAAGLKAQDEATLKGYSQVLWLDGVHRKYIEEVGSMNVFFKIGDKVITPALNGSILDGVTRNSVIQLLQHWNIPVEERALSIDEIVEAHRSGLLTEAFGTGTAAVISPIGSLEWQEEQLVIGEGATGELSKRVYDAITGIQLGTVEDPFGWTVELPLS